In Gemmatimonadota bacterium, the following proteins share a genomic window:
- a CDS encoding phosphoribosylformylglycinamidine synthase subunit PurQ, with protein sequence MSKVSVLILRAAGINCDEETAHAFRLAGAERVDPVHINAFIQGRRRLSEYDVLVLSGGFSYGDDLSGGKVLANEMQCKLMEDVESFIGAGKLILGICNGFQVLVKMGLLPQTETGGRRQEATVFYNDSGKFECRWVYLRRNPGSPCVFTRDMPETIYIPVANGEGKVMLASEDVRLRLGPGGHIALQYVNPPWVDVGAATSEVIGAAALEATAETAYPWSPNGSVDAIAGICDATGRIFGLMPHPERYTHPTHHPRWTREGGREPDGLHIFRNAVNYVRGVL encoded by the coding sequence ATGTCCAAAGTCTCGGTCCTGATACTGCGCGCCGCGGGGATCAACTGCGACGAGGAAACGGCCCACGCCTTCCGCCTCGCCGGCGCGGAGCGGGTGGATCCCGTCCACATCAATGCCTTCATCCAGGGGCGCCGCCGCCTGTCCGAGTACGACGTGCTGGTCCTGTCCGGCGGGTTTTCCTACGGCGACGATCTCTCCGGAGGCAAAGTGCTCGCCAACGAGATGCAGTGCAAGCTGATGGAGGACGTGGAATCGTTCATCGGGGCAGGCAAACTCATCCTCGGCATCTGCAACGGATTCCAGGTGCTGGTCAAGATGGGGCTGCTTCCCCAGACGGAAACGGGTGGCAGGCGGCAGGAAGCAACGGTGTTCTACAACGACTCCGGCAAGTTCGAGTGCCGCTGGGTCTACCTGCGCAGGAACCCCGGCAGTCCCTGCGTCTTCACCCGGGACATGCCGGAGACTATTTACATACCGGTCGCGAACGGGGAAGGCAAGGTCATGCTGGCGTCCGAGGATGTGCGGCTTCGGCTGGGGCCGGGCGGCCACATCGCATTGCAGTACGTCAACCCGCCCTGGGTGGATGTAGGGGCGGCCACGAGTGAGGTGATCGGGGCGGCCGCCCTGGAGGCAACGGCTGAGACGGCCTATCCCTGGAGTCCCAACGGCTCGGTGGACGCCATTGCCGGGATCTGCGACGCCACGGGACGGATCTTCGGGCTCATGCCTCATCCGGAGCGTTATACCCACCCGACCCATCATCCCCGGTGGACCCGGGAGGGAGGCAGGGAGCCGGACGGCCTGCATATCTTCCGGAACGCCGTGAACTATGTCCGCGGGGTCCTGTAG
- a CDS encoding DNA translocase FtsK 4TM domain-containing protein: MSFPPFTRAIERRMYVIGILLVPVALFVLLSLVTHAETDYPNSSRSPGEVTNLGGLPGALVSHGVMLALGYGGYVVPVLIGLLAWNRIRGQHPVRLCVQAAWLLVLVLAGVSTGSLIPVLPETLRFRIGGVLGFYLGGRMAGALGVDWSLVLGGALFLVVLVAMLYWTVRRRARRQVKSSS; this comes from the coding sequence ATGAGCTTCCCTCCGTTCACCCGAGCCATCGAACGCCGCATGTACGTGATCGGGATCCTCCTGGTCCCCGTCGCGCTCTTCGTGCTGCTCAGTCTCGTAACCCACGCCGAAACCGACTACCCCAATTCGAGCCGGAGTCCGGGTGAAGTCACCAACCTGGGCGGTCTGCCCGGCGCCCTGGTATCTCACGGCGTGATGCTCGCCCTGGGATACGGGGGATACGTCGTCCCCGTCCTCATTGGATTGCTGGCATGGAACCGGATCCGGGGGCAGCACCCGGTGAGACTGTGCGTGCAAGCCGCCTGGCTCCTGGTGCTCGTATTAGCCGGGGTTTCCACGGGGAGCCTGATACCGGTGCTTCCCGAGACCCTCAGGTTCAGGATCGGCGGCGTGCTGGGGTTCTACCTGGGCGGTCGGATGGCGGGTGCGCTGGGTGTGGACTGGTCTCTGGTACTGGGCGGCGCCTTATTTCTGGTTGTCCTGGTGGCCATGTTGTATTGGACTGTCAGGCGCCGTGCACGCCGGCAGGTCAAATCCAGCTCCTGA
- a CDS encoding S8 family serine peptidase, with product MKVWIYLADKGDANGTGYALAVAAAEDRLTPRTRRRLAVRGNRPAGWEDIPIHTPYVNRIAESGGLIHHMSRWHNAVSVSGDAKVIQSLAELPFVLRIEAVDRLRRPRPVLPRPSVSQETTPSHRRTLANRFDYGPSFVQLNQLQIPALHDIGLSGQGVLVALFDTGFSLQHVAFDSLRTRVEAQRDFVEDHLGMAGSPYDLHGTQVLAAIGGFAPGKLVGPAFGARYLLASTEAVTFEDEIEEDWWIAALEWADSLGVDVISSSLGYIDWYAFEDMDGKSAMISRAASMAADRGIVVVSAMGNLGGQPYEKMSAPADAEKVISVGAVDASGNRWASSSIGPTYDGRIKPDVMAMGQGVYTVQPFSAQSYARTNGTSFSTPLVAGVVALLLEAYPHWTPEKVQKVLHQTASQTAAPDTLYGYGIVQAADALMTESRGTVRSFTAESGPSGVFLSWTAGLEINLRSYRIERRDYPDGTFEVLASVPVTRSGEAPPGSNAYDYTDTAAQPGTSYEYRLQPMGRAGLALTAEPVVIRIDYESGASGELAAVLYPNAPNPFAGRTDIRFELTESTTVNLTIYDLLGRRVRVLADRMYGPGRYALPWNGMDGDGRAVPSGVYLYRMTAGGIEQSGKMLLLR from the coding sequence ATGAAAGTGTGGATCTACCTGGCGGATAAGGGGGACGCCAACGGTACAGGATACGCCCTGGCCGTGGCTGCGGCGGAAGACCGACTGACCCCACGCACACGGCGCAGACTCGCGGTCAGAGGGAATCGTCCTGCTGGATGGGAAGACATCCCGATCCACACACCCTATGTAAACCGGATCGCGGAGTCGGGCGGACTGATCCACCATATGTCCCGCTGGCACAACGCGGTAAGCGTATCGGGCGATGCGAAGGTGATTCAAAGCCTTGCAGAACTGCCCTTCGTCCTGAGGATAGAAGCGGTCGACCGCCTGCGACGTCCGCGACCTGTTTTACCGCGCCCGTCCGTGTCGCAGGAGACAACACCGAGTCATCGTCGGACCCTGGCCAATCGATTCGATTATGGACCGTCTTTCGTCCAATTGAACCAGTTGCAGATACCTGCGTTGCACGATATCGGCTTGTCGGGCCAGGGCGTGTTGGTGGCGTTGTTCGACACGGGATTCAGCCTGCAGCACGTGGCCTTCGACAGCCTGCGAACCCGGGTGGAGGCACAGCGCGATTTCGTGGAGGATCACTTGGGAATGGCGGGATCCCCTTACGATTTGCATGGCACCCAGGTGCTCGCGGCAATTGGTGGGTTTGCGCCGGGTAAACTGGTCGGACCGGCCTTCGGCGCCCGTTACCTCCTCGCGAGTACGGAGGCCGTTACCTTCGAGGACGAGATAGAGGAGGACTGGTGGATTGCCGCGCTGGAGTGGGCCGACAGCCTCGGCGTGGACGTAATCAGTAGTTCACTCGGCTACATCGACTGGTATGCCTTTGAAGACATGGACGGCAAATCCGCCATGATTTCCCGGGCGGCTTCCATGGCGGCGGACCGCGGCATCGTAGTTGTGAGCGCCATGGGCAACTTAGGCGGCCAGCCCTACGAGAAGATGAGCGCTCCCGCTGACGCGGAGAAGGTGATATCCGTTGGCGCTGTCGACGCCTCAGGTAATCGGTGGGCATCTTCGTCTATTGGACCTACGTACGACGGACGTATAAAGCCGGACGTGATGGCCATGGGCCAAGGCGTCTACACAGTGCAGCCGTTTTCCGCCCAGTCCTATGCCCGCACCAACGGCACATCTTTTTCCACGCCCCTGGTGGCCGGGGTCGTCGCGCTACTGCTGGAGGCCTACCCCCACTGGACCCCTGAAAAAGTGCAAAAGGTTCTTCACCAGACGGCTAGCCAGACCGCCGCCCCGGATACCCTGTACGGGTACGGCATCGTCCAGGCTGCCGATGCCCTGATGACCGAGTCGCGAGGAACCGTGCGGTCATTCACTGCCGAAAGCGGACCGAGTGGTGTGTTCCTCTCCTGGACTGCAGGGTTGGAAATCAACCTGCGGTCCTACCGGATCGAACGCAGGGACTATCCCGATGGAACATTCGAAGTGCTGGCCTCGGTACCGGTAACCCGGTCCGGGGAAGCTCCCCCGGGCTCGAACGCTTACGACTATACGGATACGGCCGCGCAACCGGGAACATCCTACGAGTACCGGTTGCAGCCCATGGGCCGCGCGGGGCTGGCGTTGACGGCGGAACCGGTCGTGATTCGCATCGACTACGAGTCCGGCGCGTCCGGTGAACTGGCGGCGGTCCTCTATCCGAACGCGCCGAATCCCTTCGCCGGTAGAACGGATATTCGCTTTGAACTGACGGAATCTACTACGGTCAACTTGACGATCTACGATCTGCTAGGAAGGCGAGTACGGGTCCTGGCGGACCGGATGTATGGACCTGGCCGTTACGCCCTGCCCTGGAACGGCATGGACGGCGACGGCCGCGCCGTACCCAGCGGCGTGTACCTGTACCGCATGACCGCGGGCGGAATCGAGCAGAGTGGCAAGATGCTGCTGCTGCGTTAG
- the erpA gene encoding iron-sulfur cluster insertion protein ErpA, with product MVTVTDVAADKIKTMIEDQENPDLGLRVMISGGGCSGFQYKLAFDKNATDNDQIIEQNGIKVFVDNKSAIYLMGAELDYVEGLMGAGFKVSNPNAKGTCGCGESFYV from the coding sequence ATGGTCACCGTGACGGACGTTGCCGCCGACAAGATCAAAACCATGATCGAGGACCAGGAAAATCCGGATCTCGGACTGCGCGTCATGATCTCCGGTGGTGGGTGTTCCGGTTTTCAGTACAAGCTTGCTTTCGACAAGAACGCGACCGACAACGACCAGATTATCGAGCAGAACGGCATCAAGGTTTTCGTCGACAACAAGAGCGCCATCTACCTGATGGGTGCGGAACTGGACTATGTGGAAGGGCTGATGGGCGCCGGGTTCAAGGTCAGCAATCCCAATGCCAAGGGCACCTGCGGCTGCGGCGAGTCGTTTTACGTATAG
- a CDS encoding Mrp/NBP35 family ATP-binding protein — MAAETDIPRDALTGIRHVIAVASGKGGVGKSTVSVNLSLALAEAGHAVGLLDADIYGPNVPQMMGVSGSLEKDPSGSIQPVVNHGIRLVSVGFVAGPSDAVIYRGPLVGKMVKSFLGNVSWGELDYLVVDLPPGTGDASLTLAQSVELTGAVIVTTPQQVALSDVRKAIAMFQRLRVPVLGIVENMSYFLNAATGERTHIFGRGGGGALADELGLPFLGEIPLSPAVCAGGDAGKPIFLEPGNTVETAAFKGVRAAVEAEIENQPAPLPGPVRT, encoded by the coding sequence TTGGCTGCGGAAACCGATATCCCCCGTGACGCGCTGACCGGTATCCGACACGTCATCGCCGTGGCCAGCGGCAAGGGCGGCGTGGGCAAGTCGACGGTAAGCGTCAACCTGTCCCTCGCCCTCGCGGAAGCCGGCCATGCGGTGGGCCTGCTCGACGCGGATATTTACGGCCCGAACGTGCCCCAGATGATGGGCGTTTCCGGGTCCCTCGAGAAAGATCCTTCCGGCAGCATCCAACCCGTTGTAAATCATGGTATCCGGCTGGTCTCCGTCGGTTTCGTCGCGGGGCCGTCTGACGCGGTGATCTACCGGGGCCCCCTGGTCGGCAAGATGGTGAAGAGTTTCCTCGGGAACGTTTCATGGGGGGAACTGGACTACCTGGTGGTCGATCTGCCGCCCGGCACCGGCGACGCGTCGCTGACCCTAGCCCAGTCGGTCGAACTCACCGGGGCCGTCATCGTCACGACCCCCCAGCAGGTCGCCCTGTCTGACGTGCGCAAGGCGATTGCCATGTTCCAGCGGTTGCGGGTCCCCGTCCTGGGCATCGTCGAAAACATGAGTTATTTTCTTAACGCCGCGACGGGTGAACGGACCCACATCTTCGGCCGGGGCGGCGGCGGTGCGTTGGCCGATGAACTGGGCCTGCCCTTTCTGGGTGAGATTCCCCTCTCGCCGGCCGTCTGCGCGGGAGGAGACGCAGGAAAACCCATCTTCCTCGAGCCCGGGAACACCGTCGAAACTGCGGCGTTCAAGGGTGTCCGGGCGGCCGTCGAGGCCGAGATCGAGAACCAGCCGGCGCCATTGCCCGGTCCGGTCCGGACCTGA
- a CDS encoding Mov34/MPN/PAD-1 family protein has protein sequence MLRLPRTVYEGMAAHAVAEYPKECCGFLTGMGDPGDPGDPGDPGDPGDPGDLADPANPTEPFDSVDSVDPASWQVHRCRNIQDELHAKDPAEHPRDARTAYAFSREDMERLFFGKFDPPGARVQGFYHSHPDAPAYFSEKDRMDALTGWLDPEPGYLVLSVTRGVVSDIKMFRWVDDKTGFEELPVELV, from the coding sequence ATGCTGCGGCTTCCCCGGACCGTCTACGAAGGCATGGCCGCCCATGCCGTGGCGGAGTATCCAAAGGAGTGCTGCGGGTTCCTGACCGGTATGGGCGATCCGGGCGATCCGGGCGATCCGGGCGATCCGGGCGATCCGGGCGATCCGGGCGACCTCGCCGACCCCGCCAACCCGACGGAACCTTTCGACTCGGTCGACTCGGTAGACCCGGCATCCTGGCAGGTGCACCGGTGCAGGAACATCCAGGACGAGCTGCACGCGAAAGACCCGGCGGAACATCCCCGGGATGCCCGCACCGCGTACGCATTCAGCCGGGAGGACATGGAGCGGCTGTTCTTCGGGAAGTTCGACCCTCCGGGTGCGCGGGTCCAGGGATTCTATCATTCCCATCCGGACGCGCCGGCCTATTTCTCGGAGAAGGACCGGATGGACGCTCTGACCGGCTGGCTGGACCCGGAACCCGGTTACCTGGTCCTTTCCGTCACGAGGGGCGTCGTAAGCGATATCAAGATGTTCCGTTGGGTGGACGATAAGACGGGTTTCGAGGAGTTGCCCGTGGAACTGGTCTGA
- a CDS encoding XdhC family protein, with the protein MKEVFDEVVNVLSRGEKAALSTIVSSKGSLPMSKKAKMLVKGDGSFTGTVGGGCLEADVWAEAREVMDRSAPRLQHFILTEKHAGDEGLNCGGNVEIFTEPIRTGPMQEIFEAIRGLHDARRIGLLATLVSGRAGTEAGKMLITDAGETVGTLGDPVLDDRIRLDSDLEITENLLRVVTLEHEGVETRIFLESIWPAPQLFLFGGGHVARAIARIADTVGFRIIVVDDRPAFANHERFPEADEVVVDAFDEVVGKLPIDGSSYLVAVTRGHQWDQPVIEQAVWTGAAYVGMIGSRRKIALMWKNLEKKGVPRHLLDQVHAPIGKEIGADTPEEIAVSIMAELIEFRRSGGKPAHLVSTVKDAAGTAGAG; encoded by the coding sequence ATGAAAGAAGTTTTCGACGAGGTCGTGAACGTCCTGTCGCGAGGTGAGAAGGCGGCGCTTTCCACCATCGTGTCGAGCAAGGGATCGCTGCCGATGAGCAAGAAGGCGAAAATGCTCGTCAAGGGCGACGGTTCGTTCACCGGCACGGTGGGCGGCGGCTGCCTGGAAGCCGACGTGTGGGCCGAGGCCCGCGAAGTCATGGACCGCTCCGCTCCCAGGTTGCAGCACTTCATCCTGACCGAGAAGCACGCCGGCGATGAGGGATTGAACTGCGGCGGCAACGTGGAGATCTTCACGGAGCCGATCCGGACGGGCCCCATGCAGGAGATCTTCGAGGCGATCCGCGGGCTTCACGACGCGCGGCGCATCGGACTCCTGGCCACGCTGGTGTCGGGCCGGGCCGGAACGGAAGCCGGCAAGATGCTGATCACGGATGCCGGCGAGACCGTCGGCACGCTCGGAGACCCCGTCCTGGACGACCGGATCCGGCTGGATTCGGATCTGGAAATCACTGAGAACCTGTTGCGGGTGGTCACGTTGGAGCACGAAGGCGTGGAGACCCGGATCTTCCTGGAGTCCATCTGGCCTGCGCCGCAGCTGTTCCTTTTCGGCGGCGGCCATGTCGCCAGGGCCATTGCCCGGATCGCCGATACCGTCGGGTTCCGCATCATCGTAGTAGACGACCGGCCGGCCTTCGCGAACCACGAGCGGTTCCCCGAAGCCGACGAGGTGGTCGTGGACGCCTTCGACGAGGTCGTGGGCAAGCTGCCCATCGACGGCTCGTCCTACCTGGTCGCGGTGACCCGCGGACACCAGTGGGACCAGCCCGTCATCGAGCAGGCGGTTTGGACCGGCGCCGCCTACGTCGGCATGATCGGCAGTCGGCGCAAGATCGCCCTGATGTGGAAGAACCTGGAGAAAAAAGGCGTGCCCCGGCACCTGCTCGACCAGGTGCACGCGCCGATCGGCAAGGAAATCGGCGCCGATACCCCCGAAGAGATCGCCGTCAGTATCATGGCCGAGTTGATCGAATTCCGGCGGTCCGGCGGAAAGCCGGCCCACCTGGTTTCCACGGTGAAGGACGCGGCCGGTACGGCGGGTGCGGGCTGA